The DNA region CGCTAGATGTTCCCAGCAATGCCCAGTTTTCTGCCGCAGGCTGGTCAAATTCGAGCAACGGCAATCGTCTATTGGCATAGACATAGGCCAACGAAATCACATCCTCTATCGCTGGGCCACCCATTTCTGCCCCAGGTTGAGCCTGCTCTTGCAGCATCAGTCTTCCACTCACCGTCAAGAGATGCTGTACTTGACTCAAGTCGAGTTTAATGAGCCGTGAATTCCACTTTGATTCTCCACCCTCCATGACCAAGGTCAGAGCTGCTGCCGCATGACCTGAACGAACACCATCAGCAACATTGACCAAAACCGTCACTTGATCGCGAGCGGTACCCTGTGCTGCAAGAAACAGAGGCCCTGTCAGGTCAGAGTCATCCTTCGAATCTGGTTTCACTAATGCGGGAAGCTGATCCCACTTCCCTCGCCTGAGGGCATAAAGTTCTACGTCTTCTAATGACGTTACAACACGATGTCCTTCTGGAGCTCCTGTCCGTCGAGTACCTGGTTCAGGCTGCTGTGACGATGACTCGATCATGACGACCGGCCCCTGCTTTGCGCCTACTGCAGAAATCAAACGACCCTCATTAGGGAGTGGTGGCTCTTGAATCAGATGATCACTTGGACTGGAGAAAAAACGCTCCAGTGTTGCGTTGTAGCCAATTCGTATTGTGAAGACCTCTCTTCGATCTTCAGCGCCCACCTCGGGTGGAAAGACCAGCCAGAGTCGATCTTTACATGCTGCCATAGCCTCAGGAAGAAACGGCAGCTCCAGAATCGTGTTGTAAATTGGTTCCTTTGACGACACTGGAATATGCAGGAGGGATACTGGGCCACCAGCACGGCCTGTTTCAACAGCAAACCAGATGTGATCCTGGCTTGATGTTGCAACGAATCCAGGGCTGACCTGACCACTGACCAGCGGCGCAAAGACCATCAAACAAATTGCAATTAACTTTTTATTGAAAAGGCGCCAAGTCATCTCAGTGGCACCTCAGACTCTTGTTCTGTTGATGAAGGGCTACTTGTCGGTCCAGATACATCGAGTAATCCACCACCAAGCCAACCGCCTTGTTGCCCGCGATTAATTTTTTTAGGCCGGAGCGACTGCGTAAGTCTCTCAAGATCGAACACACGATCCATTGGCTCTTCTTGAACATCAGCATCTGGATTAACTATGCGCAAGGCAATTCTGGCCGGCTCGAACGCGCTCTTCTCAGTCAGATTTGGTGCACTCAAATAAAGGTGTACTCGACCCGGAATCTGAGACGTGGCAAGAACTGAAGTTCCAGGCATCAGCAATGGCGTAAAGGCCGACGGATCAAATTCAACACGGGCGAGCTCTTGCCCACCTACATCAAGCACTCTCATACTGCGAGGCTCATATGAATGAGGCTCGATAAGCCACTGTTGGATACCGCGTCCATCGCTGATACTCATTTCCCAGAGACCTTCAGCTGTTTGTTGCGTCATCACTGACTCAGGTATTTCATCGACCTGGTCGCCCAAGGTGACAAGACCGAGTAACGCCAGCAAACTCATGGATGGTGCTGTTTTTGTATCTCTATCGCCTCGATCATGAATAACAAGCGTGGTGTCGGGACCAGTCATGTCAAAAACCCAAGCCGTCTGTTGATTCTGCCCAGCCCAGAGGTAAGTCTCACCGAGCTTCGCAACCCGCAGTGAGACATTTTCAGGCCGCTCTACCCACAAATCGATGTTGCCTTGTTCGAGGTGGTGGCCATCCTCATCTTCCCAACGTATTTCAAGAACACCGTGGGCATAGAATTGTGTGATTGACGCAATCCGCTGGTTGTATGCACGAACAAGCTCTGCAGATGAAATTTCTGCGGGATGATCAAGCTGCCCCAGCGTCACCTGATCGGATGATTGACAACCCCCAGCAGACACTACTAGGCACAACAAAATCACAAGAATAGATTGACGCTGAGACCACAATTCGAGGGGCCTCATCATGCCCAGAGCACGGGCAATCCAATGACGTGTAAGTTGATTCACGCTTGCAGATCGCCGCGCAACACCTGCCCCAATTGATCAGTCAGTGCTTGAACGTCGTCATCTGTTAATTGTGGGTTCACGATCTCAAACCCACCCGTATCTTGACCACGTCTTTTCAGAAGCCAGACCTCATTTCCTTCTGCATCTGATTCTGTGCGCCCATCAAAACGAAGCAGTCTCTTGCGAATGAGAATGAGTGCGAGCACAAATCGGAAGGCAACCCGCTGCTCTGCAGAATCATCACTGAGCTGCTCGAAGATCTCCATCAGGACTTCGTCGTCTACGAACGGACGATGATTCTCTTGAGCAGTTGGAATGGTGGTACGCCAGAAACCAAATAGGCCATCTGGCCGGTACCCCTCGGCCCAGATTTCTAGGGAATAATCCAGACGGCGAAATCCACCGCCTTCAGGATCATCACAGAGACTGGCCATACATGCATGGCCAGGCAGTAGCTCAATGCCTGTTTTTGCACAGTGGCCCGTCGGTGGCGTGACTTGATAATCAGATCCAAACCGGCTCATATCGTGATACTACGGGATCGAGACCCAAAAGTGCAGTCTTTTGGTCACCCTGGCTTCAAGTCACTGAGATTCAATGCACCTGCGACTTCCTCAAGCAAGAGTGCATACAAGTCACGTGACGTGTCGATGACAGATTTTAAGGCTCCCAGAGTAGATCACTCCTGCTCAAAAACCTATCCGAAGGGCTCCCTGTATATACTTCTTTATAAGGAAGGCGGCAATCAGACGCCGCAGCGAATAGGCAAGCCATGCTGGAATATCTTGGAAGCTATCCACTCTATCAGGTCATTCTTGAAATGGCCGTCTTGTGGATTTGTGTCTATTTCGTATTTCGGTTCGTCCAAGGCACAAGAGCCGCTGGTGCGGTGAAGGGCTTCGCGATTGTCTTAGTTGTCTTCACCCTAATTATCAGGGTCATGACACGCGACAGCGATGCATTTGGTCGCCTCAACTTCATCTATAGCCAGTTTCTCGGTCTATTGGCAATTCTGTTGGTTGTGGTATTCCAACCTGAGTTAAGACAAGCGTTTATTCGTCTTGGACAGGCTCGGCTCTTTGGTGTCGGCAGAGGTCTCGGATCTTCTATTCCAGAGACGATCGCTACAGCGGTAACCTTCCTAAGCAAAAGTCAATTTGGTGCGATCATTGCTATCGAGCGAGAAGTTAAACTGGGTGGCCTTGTGGAACGCGGGCAGACACTCAATGCCGAACTATCCGCAAGTCTCATTGAATCTATTTTCTGGCCCAACAGTCCTCTTCATGATCTCGGTGTTGTCATCAGAGGCAGCCAAATCATTGCTGCTGGCGTACAGTTCCCACTGGCTGAAGAAGGCGTACTACCATCACGATACGGATCGCGACATCGTGCTGCGGTTGGACTTTCAATGGACTCAGACGCAGTGATTGTCATCGTGAGCGAAGAAAATGGCGCTGTCAGCCTTGCTGAGCGAGGGCAGCTTACCTATGACATTCCTCGAGAAGAATTCGAGGCCGTGCTACGTACAAGACTGGTCACCCCTTCAACCGAAGAGGCTCCCACAACCGTTACCGATTCTAAAGACGATTCGCCAGAACAAGATCTGACTGATGCGAATCCAAGCACTGACCAGCAAAATAGCCCCGAAAAAGACCATGACGATCAGCTCGCCTAAACGAAAGTTAACTGGATCATTCGCCCAAACCGCGACTCTAAGGACCAATGAGTAACCCATGAAGACCTCCCCACTTCGTCCAGATCGATTGGTCTCCCATGCGGGACGTCTTCGTTTGTGGGTTGACCGTTGGTTTTCCAAGTCTCGAGTTGGTAGATCCATCTGGAATTACGGCATCATTACGGTCGTGGCTGTCTTGATTTGGTTCTGGGCTGCAGGCGAAACGCGTATGCGCAACGAGATCAATGCACTCGTTAATTTTGTCGTGCCTGATCCAGAGCGATGGGTCACAAGCCCCACGCAGCGAGATATCAGAATTGTCATTGACGGCACACATCGATCAATTGATTTGGCAATCAAGGAAGCTAGCGAAGCGCTGGCTATTGAAGTGCCTGCGCGTCAACAGCGACTCACGCTTGATCTGCTTGATGAACTTCGCCGTAGTGCAGTAATCGAAGACACAGGAGTCAAGATTATCTCAGTGGATCCAACAACGACCACTATTGACATCGACGAGATTATTCAGTCCCCTGCCATAGTCAAATCTAAATTCGTCGGCGCTCAGACAACAGAGGTGAAGATTTTTCCTCCAAACGTCATAATCTCTATGCCACAATCTCTGAGACGAACCCTGGCCGAGAACATCTCGGTCGAGGCATTTGTTAATCGCGATGATATTAAGGACCTTGAGCCTGGAGTCTTACACACACTGGACGTACCTTTGCGAATGCCTGAGGGCCTTGGCACCAATCCTGACGTCACTGTTCAACCAAATATTGTCGAAGTTTCATTCAAACTAGTCAGCCAGACCTATGAGCATCTATTAGATCGAGTTCGAATTCAGGTCGCTGGCCCCCCACAGGATTTCGGTCAGTACGACATTGAGCTCACACCTGGCGTTCTTAATGATGTAAACATCATTGCCAGCGCAGATCTCATTGCACAAATTGCCGCCAAAGAGGCCAAAGTATTTGCTGTTATTTACCTCAGCGCGAATGAGAAGGAACAGCAAATTGCATCAAAGAAGATCTCCTACTTTGAAGCAATTCTGCCAGATGGCACAGGCATTCCTGTGCAAGCCAGTGTCGATGGCAGCAATAAAATGCCCGAAGTACAGGTGGTCATTAAACGCCGCGAAACGCCATCAACACCTGCGAACACGACGAACCCGTAATTCGTTTCTCATGACTCACTCACGCCCAGTGGCTTGCGTGCCATGCCTTCTTGCCGCGGCGTAAGAGAATCGTCTTGCCGTGAAGAAGATCGCTCACTTTGAGCCGCCTCTCAACGGCGTCATCACCAGTCACTTTACTGCCATTGACCGACACTGCACCTTGACTCAGGAAGGTTCGAGCTTCACGCTTTGACTGTGTAAGTGAAGTCTCTGCTAGAAGATCGACCAGCAATAACCCATCACCCTCCAACATCGTCTTTGCGTGTGAGCTATGAGGCACATCTGAAAACACTTCTTCTAATGCCTTCATATCAAGCTTGCTCACCTCACCGCTAAACAATGCTTGACCTGCTGCTTCAGCACGTTCGAGTTCTTCTTGTCCATGAAGCAATCGAGTTGCCTCAGCCGCAAGCGCCCTTTGAGCTTCTCGCTTCTGAGGCTCTTGTTGATGCTCTTGCTCGATTGACTCAATTTCTTCTTTTCCTAGAAACGTGAAGAAACGTAGATACCGGCCGACATCTGCATCAGACGTATTGAGCCAGAATTGGTGAAACGCATAAGGACTCGTGCGATCAGCCGTCAGCCAGATTGCGCCTGATTCTGTTTTGCCAAACTTGGTTCCATCTGCTTTGGTCACTAATGGCGCCGTGATTCCGTATCCTCGCGGCAGTTCATCAGCTTGGTCGATCATATCTCGACGAATCAAATCAATACCACAAACAATGTTCCCGAATTGATCAGAACCTGCAATTTGAATCGTACATTCATGCGCGCGACGCAGATGAAGAAAGTCATAAGCCTGCAGCAACATGTAAGAGAACTCAGTATATGAAATACCTTGCTCTCGATTGTGTAGCCGCTCTCTTACAGAATCCTTCTGAATCATGGCATTCACTGAGAAGTGCTTGCCAACATCGCGAAGCACCTCGAGATATCCCAGTGAACCGAGCCAGTCAGCATTGTTCACCAATACAGCTGCATTCGGATGCGCTTTATCGAAATCAAGAACACGTTTGAAGATCTTACTACACGCTTCAACATTGGCTGCCACCTGCTCGAGTGTCTGAAGCTGTCGTTCACTGTCTTTACCTGATGGATCGCCAATTAGACCAGTGCCGCCACCCATTAATGCAATTGGTTTGTGCCCACAACGCTGCAGATGCCCCAGCATCATAATTGGCACAAGGTTGCCAATCGTAAGACTGTCAGATGTAGGATCAAACCCACAGTAAGCAACCCGACCGGGTGTTGAAAGAAATCCAGGCAACACATCATCAGCTGTGGTTTGGTGTACAAGCCCGCGCCACTGTAATTCTTCTAAGAGGGGTTGAGTCATTTTGGTCATATGCTGAATTGCTGTTGGTCATCAGTATTTGACCAAGTAGCCATCTCCTGCTTACGACGCTGGCCGTTGAGAAAACAAAGCACAATCACAGGCCATGCAATGGCCCATACACCACCACAAATCGAGCTCGCGCCAGCAGTAAGCTTCACCAGCTGGACCGCGGTCTCCCGCTGTTCTTCGCTCATATTGTCTACTTCTGCAACCGATTCCCCAAATTCCTCATCGCTTATTTGACTGAATTCGTAAAGGGACCAAGCAGTAGCAATCACAGCCCAAATGATCGCCACGATGGCCCAAGTATTTAGGATGCCTCGACTCGAACCTTGACGCTGAATAAGACGGATTGATCCAAACAACAACCAGATAGAAACAACAAAACCAATAATAGAAGTTACGACCGAGAATGACGAGGACGCTGCCAGTGGCAAATTTGCCTGGTCAGTCTCGCTCAGTAAACCTGCGAAGAGATTACTCGCGAAGGCAATTAAACAAATTGAACCCAAAATATTGAGCGACGCCAAGATGATGCCAATGACCCCAACCACCGTTGGCCATGTTGTTTTCTTTGGTTGTCCAGAGGGCACGCCGTTAGATACTTCAGACATCGCGGGGTGGGTGTCATCGAAATGATTGCTCATCATGAACGAACTCCAGATAATCTCAAAGAGGCTTCAAAACTGTCGTAGGAAGCGTGCATCGTTCTCATACAACCAGCGAATATCGGAGATGCCATACTTCCGCATGGCGATCCGCTCGATGCCAAGTCCGAATGCATAACCCATCCATTGATCGGGATCGTACCCGACAGAGCGCAGCACGTTTGGATTGACCATGCCACAACCCCCCATCTCACACCATTGCCACTGGTCCTTGATCTTCATCTTCATATCGACTTCGGCTGATGGCTCTGTGAAGGGGAAGAAGCCAGGGCGCATTCGGATCTCTGCCTCGGGGCCAAAATAGGCCTTTGCAAACTCAAAAAGAACCGTCTTCAGATCAACCAGGGTCAAATGACGATCCACTGCAAGTCCCTCGATCTGATGGAACATACTGAAATGCGTCGCATCATGGGTATCAGGCCGGTAGACCCGACCAACAGCGGTCACCTTGATAGGCGGCTCCGTCTTTTCCATGGTACGAATCTGTACCGTTGAAGTCTGTGAACGAAGCATCAATCCACCGTCAACATAATAATTGTCAATGGGATCGCGGGCTGGATGATCCTCAGGCATATTGAGTGCTGTAAAGTTATGCCAATCATCTTCAACTTCTGGCCCAGTAACAGCCGTGAAGCCCATGCGTGCAAAAACTTCCGTCACCTCATCGATCGTTCGGCTCAGAACATGTCGGCGCCCCACACCCATCGCGACACCAGGCTCAGTCAGATCAACCGCTGGCTGACCATCGACCTTCGCACTACCGAGACCTGCCTTGGCCTGCTCAAAAGCAGACTCAAGAACTTTTTTAAC from Phycisphaerales bacterium includes:
- a CDS encoding RDD family protein; this encodes MTWRLFNKKLIAICLMVFAPLVSGQVSPGFVATSSQDHIWFAVETGRAGGPVSLLHIPVSSKEPIYNTILELPFLPEAMAACKDRLWLVFPPEVGAEDRREVFTIRIGYNATLERFFSSPSDHLIQEPPLPNEGRLISAVGAKQGPVVMIESSSQQPEPGTRRTGAPEGHRVVTSLEDVELYALRRGKWDQLPALVKPDSKDDSDLTGPLFLAAQGTARDQVTVLVNVADGVRSGHAAAALTLVMEGGESKWNSRLIKLDLSQVQHLLTVSGRLMLQEQAQPGAEMGGPAIEDVISLAYVYANRRLPLLEFDQPAAENWALLGTSSGVELLEIFGPGRFMIRHIRTNAMATIAQSSSLSGDNEAVIGMPLELQPASHFGPDLWQVTVLSVLMMGLVLLLLLVRPPARGAEMALPQGVQLMPLSTRFLALLIDFIPGGIVAIFIFQADISDLLRIPSLNLTLTEGLPYLVMVTITVIHEGITEQICRSTLGKGILGCQIISLDGAVPDRRRLLIRSVVKWIVLLLPVLVIVNILSRLLQGVHDQAAGTLVVRRTRAIVPPPEA
- a CDS encoding diadenylate cyclase — translated: MLEYLGSYPLYQVILEMAVLWICVYFVFRFVQGTRAAGAVKGFAIVLVVFTLIIRVMTRDSDAFGRLNFIYSQFLGLLAILLVVVFQPELRQAFIRLGQARLFGVGRGLGSSIPETIATAVTFLSKSQFGAIIAIEREVKLGGLVERGQTLNAELSASLIESIFWPNSPLHDLGVVIRGSQIIAAGVQFPLAEEGVLPSRYGSRHRAAVGLSMDSDAVIVIVSEENGAVSLAERGQLTYDIPREEFEAVLRTRLVTPSTEEAPTTVTDSKDDSPEQDLTDANPSTDQQNSPEKDHDDQLA
- the tyrS gene encoding tyrosine--tRNA ligase — encoded protein: MTKMTQPLLEELQWRGLVHQTTADDVLPGFLSTPGRVAYCGFDPTSDSLTIGNLVPIMMLGHLQRCGHKPIALMGGGTGLIGDPSGKDSERQLQTLEQVAANVEACSKIFKRVLDFDKAHPNAAVLVNNADWLGSLGYLEVLRDVGKHFSVNAMIQKDSVRERLHNREQGISYTEFSYMLLQAYDFLHLRRAHECTIQIAGSDQFGNIVCGIDLIRRDMIDQADELPRGYGITAPLVTKADGTKFGKTESGAIWLTADRTSPYAFHQFWLNTSDADVGRYLRFFTFLGKEEIESIEQEHQQEPQKREAQRALAAEATRLLHGQEELERAEAAGQALFSGEVSKLDMKALEEVFSDVPHSSHAKTMLEGDGLLLVDLLAETSLTQSKREARTFLSQGAVSVNGSKVTGDDAVERRLKVSDLLHGKTILLRRGKKAWHASHWA
- the pheS gene encoding phenylalanine--tRNA ligase subunit alpha; this translates as MLQQLEDLERNALSELGGVTDGSALESWRISYLGTKGKLRQIMPLLKDVVAADKPAVGKRLNEVKKVLESAFEQAKAGLGSAKVDGQPAVDLTEPGVAMGVGRRHVLSRTIDEVTEVFARMGFTAVTGPEVEDDWHNFTALNMPEDHPARDPIDNYYVDGGLMLRSQTSTVQIRTMEKTEPPIKVTAVGRVYRPDTHDATHFSMFHQIEGLAVDRHLTLVDLKTVLFEFAKAYFGPEAEIRMRPGFFPFTEPSAEVDMKMKIKDQWQWCEMGGCGMVNPNVLRSVGYDPDQWMGYAFGLGIERIAMRKYGISDIRWLYENDARFLRQF